One stretch of Pseudomonas azotoformans DNA includes these proteins:
- the ribD gene encoding bifunctional diaminohydroxyphosphoribosylaminopyrimidine deaminase/5-amino-6-(5-phosphoribosylamino)uracil reductase RibD translates to MTHFSEIDFQHMHHALSLAERGSHSTWPNPRVGCVIAHGAHIVGEGWHRRAGGPHAEVFALRQAGALAKGATAYVTLEPCSHVGRTGACHLALIEAGVACVVVAHEDPFEQVDGRGIAELRDVGIEVRVGLLNAAARELNRGFLSSVKRQRPWVQLKMGMSLDGRTALNNGRSQWITGARARADVQYWRARSAAILTGSGTVLADNPSLTVREMASAEAIAPLRVILDSQARVPGTARVFDDQAPSLHVVHEQHLPPGANAERLLGLPGNQSGLDLHALMVHLSQRGLHDVMVEAGPTLAGNLLRAGLVDELLLYVAPRLLGDLARPLVHLPELENLTHSLDFTLYEVTQLGQDLRLRLRPDQSTCTV, encoded by the coding sequence ATGACCCACTTCAGCGAAATCGACTTTCAACATATGCACCATGCATTGTCGTTGGCCGAGCGCGGCAGTCACTCCACCTGGCCCAATCCACGGGTCGGGTGCGTCATCGCCCACGGTGCACACATCGTGGGCGAGGGCTGGCATCGGCGTGCGGGCGGTCCGCACGCCGAGGTCTTCGCCCTGCGCCAGGCCGGTGCCCTGGCCAAGGGCGCCACGGCCTATGTGACGCTGGAACCCTGCAGCCATGTCGGGCGCACCGGCGCCTGTCACCTGGCGCTGATCGAGGCTGGCGTGGCATGTGTGGTCGTCGCCCATGAAGATCCGTTCGAGCAGGTCGACGGTCGTGGGATCGCCGAACTGCGCGACGTCGGGATCGAGGTGCGCGTGGGCTTGCTCAATGCGGCCGCCCGCGAGTTGAACCGTGGCTTCTTGTCCTCGGTCAAGCGTCAGCGGCCGTGGGTGCAGTTGAAGATGGGCATGAGCCTGGATGGCCGCACCGCGCTGAACAACGGGCGCTCGCAATGGATCACCGGCGCCAGGGCGCGCGCCGATGTGCAGTATTGGCGAGCGCGCAGTGCGGCGATCCTCACCGGCAGCGGCACGGTGCTGGCCGACAACCCCTCGTTGACCGTACGTGAGATGGCGTCTGCCGAAGCCATCGCGCCGCTGCGGGTGATCCTCGACAGCCAGGCGCGGGTGCCCGGTACCGCGAGGGTGTTCGACGACCAGGCGCCAAGCCTGCATGTGGTGCACGAGCAACATCTGCCGCCAGGCGCCAACGCTGAGCGCTTGCTCGGCCTGCCGGGCAACCAGAGTGGCCTCGATCTGCATGCCTTGATGGTCCATCTGAGCCAGCGCGGTTTGCATGATGTGATGGTCGAAGCCGGACCGACCCTGGCAGGCAACCTGCTGCGCGCCGGGCTGGTGGATGAGCTGTTGCTGTACGTCGCGCCGCGCCTGCTCGGCGACCTCGCACGGCCGCTGGTGCATTTGCCGGAGCTGGAAAACCTCACCCATTCCCTGGACTTCACCCTGTACGAAGTGACCCAGTTGGGCCAGGACTTGCGGTTACGCCT
- a CDS encoding WD40 repeat domain-containing protein yields the protein MRHFGPISGIATFNDTYVATAGYDNQVILWDAKTKTPIQRVLHDHLANQCAFNASGTLLVSASSDYTARVWEIPSLRLKSVLVGHDDDIEMAAFSPDGQTIATCSRDHSIRLFDLSGRTLRILSGHDADVISVCWAADGKTLVSSSDDGSIRRWDAASGEQLDLIDLGGVETDTVALSREGIIFAGDDEGKISVISSSGTYLQAAHAAGIKRIVWNDAQRLLVSLSYDRCVMLWALTPDNQLVKTAQTSLPSIIWPRSCALLGNHRIAFVTFGSTYATWDFTTQEWDVGGIEPAISLNAVTVVGDDIYSIGDAGILQINGQPSTKAGSLCNFLLPFGDSVLTGGQMGTVFDAKTGDVIYQHRSPLNCGTTFEKDGQLHAAIGTYTGEALIFNLENQQPRFLREVRMHENAIKGIAADEQYLFSVCATAAAAFFRIADFELETYLDKAHDRISNGCTQIQGGFASIGRDLKLRLWQAGNSEVYDTPHSHSIKCIAISKDRQMIATGSYGGTVAVFDLAKRKWAKVEKITASGISCLTHDAEGSGFLASAYDGRIYPITAHAVAGQRRP from the coding sequence ATGAGACACTTTGGCCCTATTAGCGGTATTGCAACATTCAACGATACGTACGTTGCAACCGCCGGTTATGACAACCAGGTTATTTTGTGGGATGCAAAAACCAAGACGCCGATCCAGCGCGTGCTCCACGACCACCTGGCCAACCAATGCGCGTTCAACGCCAGCGGCACCCTGCTGGTCAGTGCCAGCAGCGACTACACTGCCCGCGTCTGGGAAATCCCTTCGCTGCGCTTGAAAAGCGTGCTGGTGGGTCACGATGACGACATCGAAATGGCCGCCTTCTCGCCGGATGGCCAGACCATCGCCACCTGCTCGCGGGACCACAGCATCCGCCTGTTCGACCTCAGCGGGCGAACCCTGCGGATCCTCAGCGGTCACGATGCCGACGTGATTTCGGTGTGCTGGGCCGCCGATGGCAAGACCCTGGTTTCCAGCAGCGATGACGGTTCGATCCGCCGTTGGGACGCTGCCAGCGGCGAACAACTGGACCTGATCGACCTGGGCGGCGTGGAAACCGACACCGTGGCCCTGTCCCGTGAGGGCATCATTTTCGCCGGTGACGACGAAGGCAAAATCTCCGTGATCAGCAGCAGCGGCACCTACCTGCAAGCTGCCCATGCCGCCGGAATCAAGCGCATCGTATGGAACGACGCACAGCGCCTGCTGGTTAGCCTCAGCTACGACCGTTGCGTCATGCTGTGGGCGTTGACGCCCGATAACCAACTGGTGAAAACCGCCCAGACTTCACTGCCAAGCATCATCTGGCCACGCAGCTGTGCATTGCTGGGCAACCATCGCATCGCCTTCGTGACCTTCGGCTCAACGTACGCCACCTGGGATTTCACCACTCAGGAATGGGACGTGGGCGGCATCGAGCCGGCCATCAGTTTGAACGCAGTCACGGTGGTCGGTGACGACATCTACAGCATCGGTGATGCCGGCATCCTGCAGATCAATGGCCAACCCAGCACCAAGGCCGGCAGTCTGTGCAACTTCCTGCTGCCCTTCGGTGACAGCGTGTTGACCGGCGGCCAGATGGGCACGGTGTTCGACGCCAAGACCGGCGACGTCATCTACCAGCACCGCTCACCGCTCAACTGCGGCACCACCTTTGAAAAAGATGGCCAGTTGCACGCCGCAATCGGTACGTACACTGGCGAAGCCTTGATCTTCAACCTGGAAAACCAGCAGCCGCGTTTCCTGCGCGAAGTGCGCATGCACGAGAACGCCATCAAGGGCATCGCCGCCGATGAACAGTACCTGTTCAGCGTATGCGCGACTGCGGCTGCGGCGTTCTTCCGGATCGCAGACTTCGAGCTGGAAACCTACCTGGACAAGGCCCACGACCGTATTTCCAACGGCTGCACGCAGATCCAGGGCGGCTTTGCCAGTATCGGGCGCGACCTCAAGCTGCGCCTGTGGCAAGCCGGCAACAGCGAGGTGTATGACACCCCTCACAGCCACTCGATCAAGTGCATTGCCATCTCCAAGGACCGCCAGATGATCGCCACCGGCAGCTACGGCGGCACCGTTGCGGTGTTCGACCTGGCCAAGCGCAAATGGGCAAAGGTGGAGAAGATCACCGCCAGCGGTATTTCATGCCTGACCCATGACGCCGAAGGCAGTGGCTTCCTGGCCAGCGCCTACGACGGGCGTATCTACCCGATCACCGCCCACGCTGTGGCAGGGCAACGCCGCCCATGA
- a CDS encoding GTP cyclohydrolase II: MNRLSVRNHVDIPLDDHSNPGTFYTFSGLDTAHEHIVIKLGPANPISPLVRIHSECLTGDVFSSQRCDCGPQLNESILRMQEVGGYLIYLRQEGRGIGLYAKLDAYRLQDSGMDTFEANTHLNFPEDDRDFSMAAGMLKALNIKQCQLITNNPDKVQALVDNGIVVDNVIPTGVFVTRHNTHYLQAKVDKKNHVINLMKQPKRA; this comes from the coding sequence ATGAACCGCCTTAGCGTACGCAACCACGTTGATATCCCCCTGGACGACCATTCCAATCCTGGAACTTTCTACACGTTCAGTGGCTTGGACACAGCACACGAACATATCGTGATAAAGCTTGGCCCCGCCAATCCCATCAGCCCGTTGGTGCGTATTCATTCCGAATGCCTGACCGGCGATGTATTCAGTTCGCAGCGCTGTGACTGCGGCCCGCAATTAAACGAGTCGATCCTGCGCATGCAGGAAGTGGGTGGCTATCTTATTTACCTGCGACAAGAAGGCCGCGGCATCGGCTTATATGCAAAGTTGGACGCCTACCGCCTGCAAGATTCGGGCATGGACACATTCGAAGCCAATACCCACCTGAACTTTCCTGAAGATGACCGCGACTTTTCCATGGCCGCTGGCATGTTAAAAGCGTTGAACATCAAACAGTGCCAATTGATCACCAATAACCCGGACAAAGTTCAGGCCCTGGTGGATAACGGCATTGTGGTGGACAACGTTATTCCGACTGGCGTGTTTGTCACCCGGCACAACACTCATTACCTGCAAGCGAAAGTCGATAAGAAAAATCACGTGATCAACCTGATGAAACAACCGAAGCGCGCCTGA
- a CDS encoding formylglycine-generating enzyme family protein, producing the protein MTSKGFNHWPVFDGPLTAEMTDRFLMGLPEHFHEAVNLKLPLAAWRLVSEETSEQLANRVENPVSPLAWRYAAAQLLALTNDPRLDVLNPTMIHISAGTVEIGLAESAVDQVMHDMRGLGLDRDWIAKEVPRHRVHLQPYAIGKYPVTNLEYRAFLEANTQARIPESWAFGQYPHERANHPVYGITADDADAYAAWLSEASGRTFRLPTEAEWEYAAAGPENLEYPWGDTFLPERANTAELGLFDTTPVGLLVEGASPFGCLDMAGNVEEFVADDYAPYPGGTAITDDLVTVVGTHRIARGGSFTRFRDLTRNCRRHGKYPRQIYVMGFRLAQTL; encoded by the coding sequence ATGACTTCCAAGGGTTTCAACCATTGGCCCGTGTTCGACGGCCCCCTGACCGCCGAAATGACAGACCGTTTCTTGATGGGCCTGCCTGAGCACTTCCACGAAGCCGTCAACCTCAAGTTGCCGCTGGCAGCCTGGCGCCTGGTTTCGGAAGAGACCAGCGAACAGTTGGCCAACCGCGTCGAAAACCCTGTCTCGCCGCTGGCCTGGCGCTATGCCGCCGCCCAACTGCTGGCACTGACCAACGACCCCAGGCTCGATGTACTCAACCCTACGATGATTCACATCAGCGCAGGCACCGTCGAGATCGGTTTGGCCGAATCGGCGGTCGACCAGGTGATGCACGACATGCGCGGCCTGGGCCTGGATCGGGACTGGATCGCCAAGGAAGTCCCTCGTCATCGCGTACACCTGCAGCCCTACGCCATCGGTAAATACCCGGTGACCAACCTCGAATACCGAGCCTTTCTCGAGGCCAACACGCAGGCACGGATCCCCGAAAGCTGGGCCTTCGGACAGTACCCTCACGAACGCGCCAACCATCCGGTCTACGGGATCACTGCCGATGACGCCGACGCCTACGCTGCCTGGCTCAGCGAAGCCAGTGGCCGCACCTTCCGACTGCCCACCGAGGCTGAATGGGAATACGCCGCCGCCGGCCCGGAAAACCTCGAATACCCTTGGGGCGATACCTTCCTGCCCGAGCGTGCCAACACCGCTGAACTGGGTCTGTTCGATACCACTCCGGTCGGCCTTTTGGTCGAGGGTGCATCGCCATTTGGCTGCCTGGACATGGCCGGTAACGTCGAAGAATTCGTCGCTGACGACTACGCCCCCTACCCCGGCGGGACCGCCATCACCGATGACCTCGTCACTGTGGTCGGCACCCACCGCATAGCCCGTGGTGGCAGCTTCACCAGGTTTCGCGACCTGACCCGCAATTGCCGGCGTCACGGCAAGTATCCACGACAGATTTACGTAATGGGTTTTCGCCTCGCACAAACCCTGTAA
- a CDS encoding class I SAM-dependent methyltransferase encodes MTTQTATATYDAIGERFEAFTDSASQRSVETATFFSMVGNPKGKSVLDLACGFGFFGRELYRQGASKVVGVDISASMIDLARQESARNQEPIEYHVSDICDLGILGKFDLITAAWLFNYADSPEKLDKMFQVVAKNLAPGGRVVAYTVEPTFQLKRGNFTKYGVHVLTEEPHEGGFRHHAEFVTTPPSAFTFHRWSRERYELAIMKAGFSRLQWQKPIISEAERAKHPKGYWDDFERNCLQTGLICTL; translated from the coding sequence ATGACCACTCAAACTGCAACGGCAACTTACGACGCCATCGGCGAACGCTTCGAAGCTTTCACGGACAGCGCCTCGCAGCGCTCGGTGGAAACCGCGACCTTCTTCAGCATGGTCGGTAATCCCAAGGGCAAATCCGTACTGGACCTGGCCTGCGGTTTCGGTTTCTTCGGACGCGAGCTGTATCGCCAAGGTGCCAGCAAAGTGGTTGGCGTGGATATATCCGCCTCCATGATTGACCTGGCCCGCCAAGAGTCGGCGCGCAACCAGGAGCCGATCGAGTACCACGTCAGCGATATCTGCGATCTGGGCATTCTCGGCAAGTTCGACCTGATCACCGCCGCCTGGCTGTTCAACTACGCCGATTCGCCAGAAAAACTCGACAAGATGTTCCAGGTCGTCGCCAAGAACCTCGCCCCCGGCGGACGGGTCGTGGCTTACACGGTAGAGCCAACCTTTCAATTGAAACGTGGCAACTTCACCAAATACGGCGTGCACGTACTCACCGAAGAACCCCACGAAGGCGGCTTCCGTCACCACGCCGAATTCGTCACCACACCGCCCAGCGCCTTCACCTTCCATCGCTGGAGCCGCGAGCGCTATGAGCTGGCAATCATGAAAGCCGGCTTCTCCCGCCTGCAGTGGCAAAAACCGATTATTTCCGAGGCCGAGCGGGCCAAGCACCCCAAGGGCTACTGGGATGACTTCGAACGCAACTGCCTGCAAACCGGACTGATCTGCACCCTCTGA
- a CDS encoding DMT family transporter produces the protein MTLLYFILLSLFAGFAVPLQAGTNAKLGNLLGHPLWATAVSLLVSLVVLIVVIIAVKAPRPNLAAVQDGPWWIWMGGVAGVFYITVALLMAPRLGALNFIMAVLIGQLIVSIAIDYFGLLGFPKQSLNINKLVGVLVVIGGFLITTRT, from the coding sequence ATGACCTTACTGTATTTCATCCTGCTCAGTTTATTCGCCGGTTTTGCAGTGCCCTTACAGGCAGGCACCAACGCGAAACTGGGTAATCTGCTAGGCCATCCTTTATGGGCCACTGCAGTATCCCTATTGGTCAGCCTGGTTGTACTCATTGTTGTCATTATTGCGGTCAAGGCGCCTCGTCCTAATCTTGCCGCCGTGCAAGACGGGCCCTGGTGGATTTGGATGGGCGGTGTTGCCGGTGTTTTTTATATTACCGTAGCGTTATTGATGGCGCCTCGACTGGGTGCTCTCAACTTCATCATGGCGGTATTGATCGGACAACTTATCGTTTCAATTGCGATTGACTATTTCGGCCTGCTGGGCTTCCCCAAACAGTCTCTCAACATTAACAAACTGGTCGGCGTACTTGTCGTCATAGGGGGGTTCCTTATTACCACTCGCACTTGA
- the moaC gene encoding cyclic pyranopterin monophosphate synthase MoaC, with the protein MLTHLDSQGRAHMVDVTDKSVTFREAVAEARVRMLPETLQMIVDGAHPKGDVFAVARIAGIQAAKKTSDLIPLCHPLMLTGVKVELSAEGADLVHIVARCKLSGQTGVEMEALTAASVAALTIYDMCKAVDRGMTIENIRLLEKLGGKSGHFKADQA; encoded by the coding sequence GTGCTGACTCATCTCGATTCCCAAGGTCGCGCCCATATGGTCGATGTCACCGACAAGTCCGTGACGTTCCGTGAGGCCGTGGCCGAAGCGCGCGTGCGCATGCTGCCCGAGACCCTGCAAATGATTGTCGACGGCGCCCACCCCAAGGGCGACGTGTTTGCCGTGGCCCGCATTGCCGGGATCCAGGCGGCGAAAAAAACCAGTGACCTGATTCCCCTCTGCCACCCGTTGATGTTGACGGGCGTCAAGGTCGAACTGAGCGCCGAGGGTGCAGACTTGGTGCATATCGTGGCGCGCTGCAAACTCTCCGGCCAGACCGGCGTGGAGATGGAAGCCCTCACCGCCGCCAGCGTCGCGGCGCTGACGATCTACGACATGTGCAAGGCGGTGGACCGTGGCATGACCATCGAAAACATTCGCCTGCTGGAAAAACTCGGCGGCAAAAGTGGGCACTTCAAGGCGGACCAGGCATGA
- a CDS encoding MoaD/ThiS family protein, whose protein sequence is MSINVLFFARYAEAVGLDSLEMEGDFATVDAVRLALAGDPGFEVLNETSLMCARNEEMCGLDEPLQPGDEVAFFPPVTGG, encoded by the coding sequence ATGAGCATCAACGTATTGTTTTTTGCGCGTTACGCCGAAGCGGTGGGCCTGGACTCACTGGAGATGGAAGGCGACTTCGCGACCGTCGACGCGGTGCGCCTGGCGTTGGCGGGTGATCCGGGTTTTGAAGTGCTCAACGAAACCAGCCTGATGTGCGCCCGTAACGAAGAGATGTGCGGGCTCGACGAGCCGCTGCAGCCTGGCGACGAAGTCGCATTCTTCCCCCCCGTGACCGGAGGCTGA
- the moaE gene encoding molybdopterin synthase catalytic subunit MoaE translates to MAIRVQVQAFDPGAEVNAMHAANVGVGAVVSFVGYVRDFNDGREVSGMFLEHYPGMTEKALAKIAIEAEQRWPLLKLEVLHRIGPLEPGEPIVFVAAASAHRQAAFDACAFVMDYLKTRAPFWKKENTSEGPRWVEGRHSDNAAADRWK, encoded by the coding sequence ATGGCCATTCGTGTACAGGTCCAGGCATTTGATCCTGGCGCCGAAGTCAACGCCATGCATGCGGCCAACGTTGGTGTGGGCGCGGTGGTGAGTTTCGTGGGGTATGTACGCGACTTCAATGACGGCCGTGAGGTGTCGGGGATGTTCCTGGAGCATTACCCTGGCATGACCGAAAAGGCCCTGGCCAAGATCGCCATCGAGGCCGAGCAGCGCTGGCCGTTGCTCAAGTTGGAGGTATTGCATCGCATCGGCCCTCTGGAGCCCGGTGAGCCGATTGTGTTTGTTGCGGCAGCCAGTGCCCATCGCCAGGCCGCATTTGATGCCTGTGCGTTTGTGATGGATTACTTGAAGACGCGGGCGCCGTTCTGGAAGAAAGAAAATACCAGTGAGGGGCCGCGTTGGGTGGAAGGGCGCCACAGCGACAACGCCGCTGCGGATCGCTGGAAATAG
- the rhlB gene encoding ATP-dependent RNA helicase RhlB: MTVLKALKKMFGKSEAEPLAPDSSAPAPTAGSRQDGRQPQRTAPVTQPKKPTVTPAEQARPVESVAAPVTPKPRRERAPKPPVIAWKLEDFVVEPQEGKTRFHDFKLAPELMHAIQDLGFPYCTPIQAQVLGFTLAGKDAIGRAQTGTGKTAAFLISIITQLLQTPPPKERYVGEPRALIIAPTRELVVQIAKDAADLTKYTGLNVMTFVGGMDFDKQLKHLEARHCDILVATPGRLLDFNQRGDVHLDMVEVMVLDEADRMLDMGFIPQVRQIIRQTPPKSERQTLLFSATFTEDVMNLAKQWTTDPSIVEIEAENVASENVEQHIYAVAGADKYKLLYNLVNDNGWERVMVFANRKDEVRRIEERLVRDGVNAAQLSGDVPQHKRIKTLEGFREGKIRVLVATDVAGRGIHIDGISHVINFTLPEVPDDYVHRIGRTGRAGAAGVSISFAGEDDSYQLPSIEALLGRKISCETPPTHLLRAVERKRP, encoded by the coding sequence ATCACCGTGCTCAAAGCACTCAAGAAGATGTTCGGCAAAAGCGAGGCTGAGCCGCTCGCGCCAGATTCCAGTGCTCCTGCCCCGACAGCCGGCAGCCGCCAGGACGGCAGGCAGCCCCAGCGGACTGCCCCTGTCACCCAGCCGAAGAAGCCGACGGTGACCCCAGCCGAACAGGCCAGGCCGGTCGAGTCCGTTGCCGCACCGGTGACACCAAAGCCGCGGCGTGAACGCGCGCCAAAACCGCCGGTGATTGCGTGGAAACTCGAAGATTTCGTCGTCGAGCCCCAGGAAGGCAAGACCCGTTTCCATGATTTCAAGCTGGCCCCGGAACTGATGCACGCCATCCAGGACCTGGGCTTCCCGTACTGCACGCCGATCCAGGCGCAGGTGCTGGGCTTCACCCTGGCCGGCAAAGACGCCATCGGCCGCGCCCAGACCGGCACCGGCAAGACCGCCGCGTTCCTGATCTCGATCATCACCCAACTGCTGCAGACGCCGCCGCCCAAAGAGCGCTACGTGGGTGAACCGCGCGCGCTGATCATCGCCCCGACCCGGGAGCTGGTGGTACAGATCGCCAAGGACGCTGCCGACCTGACCAAGTACACCGGCCTCAACGTCATGACGTTCGTAGGCGGCATGGACTTCGACAAGCAGCTCAAGCACCTCGAAGCCCGTCACTGCGACATCCTGGTGGCCACCCCTGGCCGTCTGCTGGACTTCAACCAGCGCGGCGACGTGCACCTGGACATGGTCGAGGTGATGGTGCTGGACGAAGCCGACCGCATGCTCGACATGGGCTTTATCCCGCAAGTGCGCCAGATCATTCGCCAGACCCCGCCGAAATCCGAGCGCCAGACCCTGCTGTTCTCCGCGACCTTCACCGAAGACGTGATGAACCTCGCCAAGCAATGGACCACCGACCCGTCCATCGTCGAGATCGAAGCGGAAAACGTCGCCAGCGAAAACGTCGAGCAACACATCTACGCCGTGGCCGGCGCCGACAAATACAAGCTGCTCTACAACCTGGTCAACGACAACGGCTGGGAGCGCGTGATGGTGTTCGCCAACCGCAAGGACGAGGTGCGCCGCATCGAAGAACGCCTGGTGCGTGATGGTGTGAACGCTGCGCAACTGTCGGGCGATGTGCCGCAGCACAAGCGCATCAAGACCCTGGAAGGCTTCCGCGAAGGCAAGATCCGTGTACTGGTGGCCACCGACGTGGCCGGGCGTGGGATTCACATCGACGGCATCAGCCACGTGATCAACTTCACCCTGCCGGAAGTGCCGGATGACTACGTGCACCGCATTGGCCGTACCGGCCGTGCCGGGGCGGCGGGTGTGTCGATCAGCTTTGCCGGGGAAGATGACTCGTATCAGTTGCCGTCGATCGAAGCGCTGCTGGGGCGCAAGATCAGCTGTGAAACGCCGCCGACGCACTTGCTGCGGGCTGTGGAGCGCAAGCGCCCGTAA
- a CDS encoding alpha/beta hydrolase, whose product MTEPLILQPAKPADACVIWLHGLGADRYDFLPVAEALQESLLTTRFVLPQAPTRAVTINGGYEMPSWYDIKAMSPARSISLEELEVSAKMVTDLIETQKRTGIDASRIFLAGFSQGGAVVFHTAFLNWEGPLGGVIALSTYAPTFSDELELSASQQRIPTLCLHGQYDDVVQNAMGRSAYEHLKSRGVTVTWQEYPMGHEVLPEEIRDIGAWLTARLG is encoded by the coding sequence ATGACCGAACCCTTGATTCTTCAGCCCGCCAAGCCCGCAGACGCCTGCGTTATCTGGTTGCATGGCCTGGGTGCAGATCGCTACGACTTCCTGCCGGTGGCCGAGGCGCTGCAGGAAAGCCTGCTGACCACGCGTTTCGTTTTGCCCCAGGCGCCGACCCGCGCGGTGACGATCAATGGTGGCTACGAGATGCCAAGCTGGTACGACATCAAAGCCATGAGCCCGGCCCGCTCCATCAGCCTGGAAGAGCTGGAAGTGTCGGCAAAAATGGTCACGGACCTGATCGAGACACAGAAGAGAACCGGAATAGACGCTTCGCGGATTTTCCTCGCCGGTTTTTCCCAAGGTGGCGCCGTGGTGTTCCACACCGCCTTCCTGAATTGGGAAGGCCCGTTGGGCGGCGTGATTGCCCTCTCCACCTACGCACCCACGTTCAGCGACGAGCTGGAATTGTCCGCCAGCCAGCAGCGCATTCCCACCCTGTGCCTGCACGGCCAATATGACGATGTGGTGCAGAACGCTATGGGCCGCAGCGCCTACGAGCACCTGAAGAGCCGTGGTGTCACCGTGACATGGCAGGAATACCCAATGGGCCACGAAGTGTTACCCGAGGAGATACGCGATATCGGTGCCTGGTTGACCGCTCGCCTGGGCTGA
- a CDS encoding amino acid ABC transporter substrate-binding protein encodes MKVLKSTLAIVTAAAVLGVSGFAQAGATLDAVQKKGFVQCGVSDGLPGFSVPDASGKILGIDADVCRAVAAAVFGDATKVKFSQLNAKERFTALQSGEVDILSRNTTMTSSRDAGMGLKFPGFITYYDGIGFLVNNKLGVKSAKELDGATICIQAGTTTELNVSDYFRGNGLKYTPITFDTSDESAKSLESGRCDVLTSDKSQLFAQRSKLASPKDYVVLPETISKEPLGPVVRNGDDEWLAIVRWVGYAMLNAEEAGITSKNVEAEAKSTKNPDVARLLGADGEYGKDLKVKKDWVVQIVKQVGNYGEVFERNLGKSTPLEIDRGLNALWNAGGIQYAPPVR; translated from the coding sequence ATGAAGGTATTGAAATCCACCCTGGCCATCGTGACTGCGGCGGCTGTATTGGGTGTCAGTGGTTTCGCCCAAGCAGGTGCCACGCTGGACGCCGTGCAGAAGAAAGGCTTTGTGCAGTGTGGCGTGAGTGACGGCCTGCCGGGTTTCTCGGTACCGGATGCCAGCGGCAAGATCCTCGGGATCGATGCTGACGTTTGCCGCGCTGTGGCCGCTGCTGTTTTCGGCGATGCGACCAAGGTCAAATTCAGCCAGTTGAATGCCAAGGAGCGTTTCACCGCGCTTCAATCCGGCGAAGTCGACATTCTGTCCCGTAACACCACCATGACCAGCTCCCGCGATGCCGGCATGGGCCTGAAATTCCCGGGCTTCATCACCTACTACGACGGCATCGGCTTCCTGGTAAACAACAAGCTGGGCGTGAAAAGTGCCAAGGAACTGGACGGTGCAACCATCTGCATCCAGGCCGGTACCACCACCGAGCTGAACGTTTCCGACTACTTCCGTGGCAACGGCCTGAAATACACCCCGATCACCTTCGATACCTCCGACGAAAGCGCCAAGTCGCTGGAGTCCGGGCGTTGCGACGTACTGACCTCCGACAAGTCCCAGCTGTTTGCCCAGCGCAGCAAGCTGGCCTCGCCGAAGGACTACGTGGTGCTGCCGGAAACCATTTCCAAGGAGCCACTGGGCCCGGTCGTGCGTAATGGCGACGACGAGTGGCTGGCCATCGTGCGCTGGGTTGGCTACGCCATGCTCAACGCTGAAGAAGCCGGCATCACCTCCAAAAACGTCGAAGCTGAAGCCAAGTCCACCAAGAACCCGGACGTTGCGCGTCTGCTCGGTGCCGACGGCGAATACGGCAAAGACCTGAAAGTGAAGAAAGACTGGGTGGTACAGATCGTCAAGCAAGTTGGTAACTACGGTGAAGTGTTCGAGCGCAACCTGGGCAAGAGCACCCCGCTGGAAATCGACCGTGGCCTGAACGCGCTGTGGAACGCCGGCGGCATTCAATACGCACCACCTGTGCGCTGA